Proteins encoded together in one Nyctibius grandis isolate bNycGra1 chromosome 1, bNycGra1.pri, whole genome shotgun sequence window:
- the HTR1E gene encoding 5-hydroxytryptamine receptor 1E — MNFTNCTTEANVAAKPKTVTEKMLVTLTLATITTLTMLLNSAVIAAISTTKKLHQPANYLICSLAVTDLLVAVLVMPLSITYIMIDKWTLGYFICEIWLSVDMTCCTCSILHLCVIALDRYWAITDAIEYARKRTAKRAGLMIVTVWTISIFISMPPLFWRNHRSVNIPSECRIQHDHVIYTIYSTFGAFYIPLTLILILYYRIYHAAKSLYQKRGSSRHLSNRSTDSQNSFASCKLTQTFCVSDFSTSDPTTEFDKINASVRIPPFENDLDLAGDRQQISTTRERKAARILGLILGAFILSWLPFFIKELLVGLHICTVSSEVADFLTWLGYVNSLINPLLYTSFNEDFKLAFRKLIRCREHT; from the coding sequence ATGAATTTCACAAATTGCACCACTGAAGCCAATGTGGCTGCAAAGCCAAAAACAGTAACTGAAAAGATGCTTGTTACCCTGACCTTGGCTACAATCACAACCTTGACTATGCTGCTGAATTCTGCTGTAATTGCAGCAATCTCCACAACCAAGAAGCTCCACCAGCCGGCAAATTATTTAATATGTTCACTAGCTGTGACAGATCTCCTTGTTGCTGTTCTCGTCATGCCCTTGAGCATCACTTACATAATGATAGATAAATGGACTTTGGGATACTTCATCTGTGAGATCTGGCTTAGCGTCGACATGACCTGTTGCACGTGTTCAATCCTTCATCTGTGTGTCATTGCTCTGGACAGGTACTGGGCAATCACAGACGCTATCGAATACGCCAGGAAAAGAACGGCAAAAAGGGCTGGGCTGATGATAGTCACTGTGTGGACTATCTCCATTTTCATATCAATGCCCCCTTTGTTTTGGAGAAATCACCGCAGTGTCAATATTCCCAGCGAGTGTCGCATTCAGCACGATCATGTCATCTACACTATTTACTCCACATTCGGGGCATTTTACATCCCCTTGACTTTGATCCTGATCCTGTACTACAGAATTTACCATGCTGCAAAGAGCCTTTACCAAAAGCGGGGTTCGAGCCGCCACCTCAGCAACAGGAGCACTGACAGCCAAAACTCCTTTGCCAGCTGCAAGCTCACACAGACATTCTGTGTCTCAGATTTCTCCACGTCCGACCCGACCACGGAGTTCGATAAAATCAATGCGTCCGTGAGGATCCCACCTTTCGAGAATGACCTGGACCTGGCTGGCGACCGGCAGCAGATCTCCACGACGCGGGAACGAAAGGCTGCTCGCATTCTGGGACTGATTTTAGGTGCTTTCATTTTGTCCTGGTTGCCCTTTTTCATCAAGGAGTTGCTTGTGGGCCTCCACATTTGCACTGTCTCTTCAGAAGTAGCGGACTTCTTGACCTGGCTTGGATACGTTAACTCCCTTATCAACCCTTTGCTGTACACTAGCTTTAATGAAGATTTCAAGCTGGCCTTTAGAAAGCTCATCAGGTGTCGAGAACATACTTAA